In Heteronotia binoei isolate CCM8104 ecotype False Entrance Well chromosome 5, APGP_CSIRO_Hbin_v1, whole genome shotgun sequence, the DNA window GTTTTCAGCAAACAACTGAAAAAACACGCTGCAGCTGCTCAGAGACACACTTCTATTTCCCCATACTTAGTTTGTTTTGAAAGTTTGAGATGGGTGCCAGCTATGGGTTTGTTGGCGAAAGCCCTGAAGAGGCCGAGCCCAGACTGAggctttattttctttccttccgtTTTGAACTGAGTTCTCTGGTGTTTTAGGAGCCTGTGACCTTTGAAGAGGTGGCAGTCCGATTCACCAAGGAGGAGTGGGCTCACCTGGACCCCCACCAGAAAGCATTGTACATGGATGTTATGCAGGAGAACTATGAAAACGTCACATCTGTGGGTAAGACTTCCTTTCCCTTGGGTTTTATGGGCAGGGGCCTGTCTCAGTACATGTAATTTATTCTCACCTGGCCCtttgggcttaaaaaaaaaagaagacagtTTCAGAATGTtgccatgttgatctgcagtagaacaccTAGTTTCAAGTCTAGCAGCATCTTTGggatcaacaagattttgggagcaTGAACTtatacctaatgacatagacatcaatcagCTATTCTGACGTATATTGccttgttttttgttgttttagcccaggggagggacggtggctcagtggtagagcatttgcttgggaagcagaaggtcccaggttcaatccctggcatctccaaaaaagggtccaggcaaataggtgtgaaaaagcctccgcttgagaccctagagagccgctgccagtctgagaagacaatacagactttgatggaccagaggtctgattcagtataaggcagcttcatatgttcagtcaaCCAAACTAGCAATCACCAGACCccagtttgtgattcttttaatctgctaaaaaaattcccatgattttgcatactaattcactgcctacTTTCTCCATattaaggactgcttgccattccatcctgtggtctgatgaagcgtgcttctagcatacgaaagctcacattctgaataaaactatgttggtcttaaaagtactgcttgactcctgctttgttctactgcttcagaccaacacaaatgCCACAAATTCAAGGCCAAATGAGATGTGACAGTGGCCATGGGGAAAACCTGGGCTCCAGTGCCATTTTAAATTAGAATTTAGCCATTTTAAAATTGCTCTGTGATCCTTATCAGGCACACAGCATGGAAGTAAGAGACAATCTTGCTTCTCCCTTTTGTGCCTATAAAATATTAGGCCAGCCCCCACAGCTGTTTCCCCACTTTAAAaggcatggtggtggtgggggaacaaGAGTGTCTGTTACCACCCTCAACAACCATTTCAAAATGGCTGAATTCTCCTCTAAAACGGTTGGCTCCATGGTTGTTGTCACGTCTAGTTTGGTCCTCAGCATGCTGGATACGATCTACAATCTCTCTTCCCCGTCtccacattttatttattatttattatcttTGATTTCTagcccgccctctccacaagttggctcagggcggataacaacaagTAGTATAAAAAAACAATCCAAAACATCATAAAGCCATCTGACAATAAAATTAAATATCAGTTAGAATATAGATTAAAATACCAGTTTAAATGATCACTTAAAATTATCATGGTGGTGACATAAACTATTATCCCACATAAGACCTCACAGCTGGAAAAGGCAGCTCAGGTAAAACTGCTTCTGCATAATATTAGTGGTCCTGTGGGCAAAGAGCAGCCTTGTATACACACAGGGCCACACATAAATAATCCATGGACTTTGGCACTCTGCTGGGAAATTATAAAGATGGTTTAGCAACACATGACTACCAACAATgacatttctccctccccccttcttttttttctccatgGCAACAGTGCTTTCCCTCACCAAGTCTGTTGGGACACCCTGGgcagaagaaggggaaggggcaTGCTTCCTGATTCCAAATTCTCAGGGCCCTGACAAAAGGAACCATTGTGAAGTCATCAGTACAGGTGAGAGAAACCACTGGTCTGTACTACCCAGTGCTGTCTAATCAGAGGACTGTTCCTTCCAGGCCTGCTGCCAGGCCAGAGGggggcagttagggttgccaagtcttaccttggcTTTGGCGgtggcatgataatgtcacctggaagtgatgtcatcacgctgggctCATCGTGCCGGGGACGCACTagaatttgggtaaaaactctatggcaccatagagttttaacccacttccaggtgatgtcatcatgccaggcacatcgcaTGACGATAgcgctctttgggggcggggatccccagatggcctgctccatgctggcaggggatctcccaccccaagtgggagtttggcagccctaggtgcAGTGATTAAGAGCACTGGAAtttaatctggagagctgggctTAATTCTCCATTCTTCCcccacaggaagcctgctgggtgaccatgggtcagtcccaattccctcagagctctctcagctccacctacctcacaaagtgtctgttgtggtgagaagGCAAGGTAAAAGCCAGCTCTTCTTTTTCTGCCTTTGGGTTTAACTCCCCGCTCTGCTATTTCCATGTCCACCCCAGACCAACTGTGGTTTCTGTCAAACCAAATGTGCCCCGGAGGGGGTTCACAGCCATTTGTAAAACTTGATTCTCAGGAACCTGCTTTGGCTTACAAGCTTCCTCTCTTCGCACTGTTTTTCTGACtggaaatgactttttaaaatattatgcaaaCGTACTTCATAAATCGGAGACCCTTGCCTTCTAGAAGAGGGTGAATATAACCCAAGGTAAAAACACACAATGAAACACAGGGGTTCCATGTTGAAATCTCTCTCCCAGGTGTACGTGGGGGGCATAGTTTGGATCTGAACGACGGTGTGTAGAGAAAAGGTGTTTAAGCCTTCTCCTCTCCCATGCCATCTTCCTAATTTGAAATGGACCCAGGAAGCTGTTACATGAAGGCATAGCAGTACATGTAATTTTCCTGAATGGGACAAATAATGACTCCATGGGGCTGTTTCAGGTGGGAGAAAATCTTGCAAGGAGGAAGAGCTTCATCTTCTCTCCCTAGTCACTGTCATTCCCATGCAAACTGGGCATCCatgcataaaatcatagagttgaaagtgacctccagggtcatctagtctaacccccctgcacaatgcaggaaattcacaaatacatccccacccccacttccagtgacccctgctccatgcccagaagatggcaaaaacaaagaccaaaacctccagggtccctggccaaaccggcctggagaaaaatcgctgCCTGACCCTAAAGTGGCTTCCTGATCCCACATGCCTGAGAATTATGTTTCATAACTGCTGGGAGTACTGTGCTGTGGTCTGACAGGAACCACAGCATAGCCAGAAACGGTGAAATGGTTACAACAATTAgccacctcatagggttgttgagGGTATAAAATGGAGTGGGGGAATCCTGAGATCCTCTGAGAAAGAGCAGGGTAAAATAGAACCGAATAAACCAAAGTCAAGTTTAGCAGATCCTGTCAGGGAACCCCAAGGTGGGAGGCAGGGGCTGAGTGCTTCGACCCACAGGACTGTAGAACAGGAAAGCAGAACCAAAAGTCAAACTTATTCATGTAcgtctcttccccctcctttattCCAGCTCATGTTGTCGAGAATAGGGTGGAGAATAATGTACTGCCGGACAATTCTGAGCAAAACGTACCTCATGACGCTTCTTTCCGAAGCGCAAACAATGGACCCCTCCTGAGTCATGAGGGAGGGGAATCATCTGGGCATCGACGCAGATCAACGAGGCTGCAAAAAACCAAAACGGGAGCTGAAGAGGAGAGTCCCATTCCTCCTCAGGATGTCAAAAAAATCGCTGTCCAGAAGAGGATCGGTAAGGATGGGAGACAAAAGGCATGTAACAAATGTGGGAAACTGTTTACTCAGAGTGTCCTTCTCCTCAAGCATAAGAGAACCCACATGGGCATGAAACCTATCAAATGCTCAGACTGCGGTAAAATCTTCAGCCGTCATTCCTTCCTTCACAAACACAAGAGAACCCACAGAGCAGAGAAATTGTTCCGCTGCTCGGACTGCGGAAAATCTTTCCATCAGCGTTCCCATCTTGCCTCACACAAAGGGATCCACACCGGAGCCAAACCTTACaagtgttcagagtgtgggaaaagcttccggCGAGGGCCTGACCGTAATAGACACCAGAAGATCCATACAGGAGAAAAAATGCATAAATGCTTGGATTGTGGAAAGAGTTTCCTCCTGAGTTCGAGTCTCATGAAACATGAGAGGacccatacaggagagaagccatataaatgctcggACTGTAAGAAAAGTTTCAGCCAGAGATCTCACCTTATTGTTCACAGAAGAACCCACACGAGGGAGAAACCATTCAAGTGTTCGTTCTGTGGCAGCGGGTTCAGTCAGAAAGCTCATCTCACGGCCCAtgagagaactcacacaggagagaaaccctaCAAATGTTCTGAATGCGGCAAAAACTTTAAACTGAACGCGACATGTAGGAAACATAAGAAAACTTATCATTTTGGTGCGTAGATAGCGGGAGACATGTCTGTCTGAGCCAGAGAATCCCTGAGGAGATTCAACTTGTACAAATGAGACAGTGCAAGGAACTGCATGAAGAAAATTGCATGAAGAAAGAactatagtgtagtggttagagtgcaggATTCAGAGCAGGGagttctgggttcaaatcctcaggCAACCCTGCAGCTCATTGGAAAGCGTACTGGAGCTTTTCTACCAGGCAAACAGCTCCTGACAATTAGCTGTCATTAGAAAATCTCTACAACCACTAATAAtcatttgcatttttaaagttCCTATCTTTAGTACCCTTTGGTGTAGGCCAAACCAAGCTGGTAGACCCCACTCCACTGTTGCCAGGAAATTATAGGCCTTTACAGGATTATAGTTTtacccaggagtggaattctagcaggagctcctttgcatattaggccacacacccctgatgtagccaatcctccaagagcttacaaaaaagagccttgtaagctcttggaggattggctacatcagggatgtgtggcctaatatggaaaggagatcctgctagaagtccacccGTTTTTACCATACTCATGGGACGAAAGTACTGCGTGTGCTCTTTCTCATGCCTGTGTTCTCCATTTTGTctgaacacatgaacacacatgaagctgccttgtgctgAATCAGAGCATTAGGGTCAGTACTATCTGCtcacactggcagcagctctccagggtctttcacatcacctccaacctgagccttttaactggagttgctggggattgaacctgtgacctttgggcatgtcaagcagatgctctgccagtgagccacagcccctcccaataATGTGTGGATTTTTACTGTGGAACATGCGTGCTTGACAAAATGGCGTGAAGGTGCATGTAGCATGTTCTTCTCATAGGCGTAGGAAAACGTAATGACTGAAAAGAGCTAATTCATAACAGTATGTAGCTGTGCATCTGAGGGCTTTGTGAAGTTACCTTATACCGTCAGACCACCAATCCACCCCAATATCTGTGGTGAATAGTGGATGGCACTCCCAAAGGGTTGCAGTGGGAaagcaggcacaaaatggctgccactgggtgTGGGGGAAATCAGATctgctttggggaagagaggcTCTTTAGATTCCATTTCCAAGGGAAGGGGAGCATTTGTTCCCTACATGGCTAGTGAGAAGTTGCCAAACCCATCCAAACACACAAGGAAGTTTGTGTCTCAGTGGTCAAGAGTATGATGTGCCTGACAGGGCTGAGCTCAGCCTTTGCTAATCAGAATCAACCTAAATTCCCTAATGggttttcttcctcttttctgttgAATAAACCTACAAAAAACCTCCCTGGATCcttccagcatcctgtgtcacatGGCTGACAATCAGTTGCCCTGGGGTTGCCAGTGGAACTCTGGTAGCTAGGGGTATATTGAGAGGGGAGGACAATAAAACTGGCATCAGGCTGACATTGCAATGTCACTTCCGATGTGaatccggaagtgatgtcaccaggttggggtgacactctaggattccccTGAAATGTGTGTGGCACCAGTCTCCTTGACCCTCAGTTTTGTTCCCACTGCTCGTAAGGTCGCCAGTTctggcttaggaaattcctggagatttggaggtggagcctggagaggacagagttGGGGGGAGGCAAGGGACCtcggtggggtataatgtcatagaagcCACCCTCTgaggctgccatttcctccaggggaactgatctcaggaCTAGAGAGCCATTGTAATTCCAGAACCCcagattccacctggaggttatcgGTTTTACCTTACTTGCGTGTACTGCATGTGCTCTTTCTCATGTGCTTGTTCACCAAACAGCTGTTCCCTAAATTGACCTAGAGGGCGAACAAACAGGGCCAAGAAGCCCAGGCCCTCACCTGTAGTTTCTTCCTAGAAAAGGAAAtacccttcagtcaccatggcttgtagccactaagaagaagaagatattggatttatatcccgccctccgctccgaagagtctcagagcgcctcacaatctcctttatctccctcccccacaacagacaccctgtgaggtgggtggggctgagagagctcttacagcagctgccctttcaaggacaacctctgccagagctatggctgacccaaggccatgctagcaggtgcaagtggaggagtggggaatcaaacccggttctcccagataagagtccgcacacttaaccactacaccaaactggctctccaatggatCTCTGCTAAATGAACTTTTAAAACTAACCTGCAGCTTGAGGAAGTGGTGTGTGTATGGGGGCACTTGTCAATAGACGAAATAATCCAATTTGGAACTATGACAACCTGTGGCATGGGAGCTCCTTTTGTGAGAACCAGAGCTGCTTTTTAGAATATGAACATATCTGGCTTAAAAAATAAGCACCTTTCCTCTTTCGAAAAGAGATAAATAAGGGGGAAACAAgaaagagatttataaaattatgcatggggagtTGACAAAgcgaactttttctccctctcccaaaagactagaactcaggggcatccaatgaaattgatgggcagtaggttcaggatggacagaaggaaatactactttacacagagagtgagtcAAATGGCATtcgctgccaaaggatgtagtgagggccacatgaataaacagctttaaaagggaattaaatagattcatggaagaagaggagattggattggagcagtttacaatttccattcccttcccctccccacaacagacaccctgtgaggtaggtggggctgagagagctctcccagaactgctcttgagcagaacagctctgagagaacttgtggctgaccgaaggtcacatcagcaggtgtatatggaagagtggggaatcaaacccagttctcccagatgagtccgcacatttaaccactacaccaaactggctcagtctatcagtggctactagccatggtgactgaggggaacctccacattcagaggctgtgaatcccagagccaggaggcaacaccagaggaaagcctcagcctctgtgccccgttgttggctgtctggaggaactggttggccactgtgtgagacgggatgctggactagatgaaccattggtctgatccagcagggctctttatgttcttaagtctgttAGAGCCCCCAAATAAAAATGGCAGGGCACCTGATTCCACTCAGCTGTTTATTtataagatttatatcctgccctcccctgtgctGTCTCCAGAAATTTACCATTACTGGTACTGATGCTGAACTGATCCTGGAGGGGGAAATTAATTTGTAAGCATGGCAGGGCACTTAAAGAGTGGAAGAGGTACATTGAAGATGAAGGTTTTCACTCTTAAGTCAGTAAAAGCTTTTGAACTTAGAAACAACTAAAGCAAAAGAAATGGAAAGTGAAGAAAACTATGCCTGTTGTTTCAGACGCTCAGACATtaaaagatagatagatgctTCGGCTTGGATAGAAAGTTCTTGAGACTTGCAGGACATGGCTGGCTTTCCACTGGCAGCCCAAAGAAATGAGAAAGTCACTTTCCCCCCATGTGAATTCTCTTCCTGAAGTCAAGAGTTGCCTGGTGGTGAACACAAATGgtattgccttatactgaagcagacctttTTGGTCTATCAAGAGCTAtattgtctactaagactggctgcggctttccagggtcttaggtAGAGCTCCATGGATCTTGGCTTCCTTACTGCAGCACTGCTTTTGGGAGCATCTAATGGCCCACTTTACAGGTTTTCCTGTGATCTTTTGCAAACCTAATTCAATACTATCTGTTTGGAAAGACCACCGTTAAGCTATGTGGACAAAAAGATGTGTCTTTTTTTGCAGGTCTAGCCCATATTGGTGCTATTTTCCTTGCCCCCATGGCCTATCCAAAGGCACCATTTGCCTCCACTACCAGACAGAGGGGggaaataatttaatttaaaatggtGTGTAATTTGCCTACAGGGACAAGTACTGCCAGGAAAGTGATAACCATTCTAAGCCTGTTGTTACAAATAAACGTTTGATCTTTGTATTATATGTGCCTTTTCTGTGAAACTGATTACTAATTTTCTCGTGGTGGGTCCAAATAAGACAGTTACTCTGTggaaaatcataagaacataagagaagccatgttggatcaggctagtggcccatccagtctgtcacacagtgcccaaaacccaggggctctcaggaggtccaccagcaggaccaaaactccagaaatcctcccactgttgtcccccaagcaccaagaagacaaagcagcaccaccccagacagagagttccaacaatatgctgtggctaatagccactcatggacctctgctccatatatttatccaatcacCTGGAAGTTTGCAAATTGATCCCTTTTCTTACAGGGTTTGGGTTGCCACGTAGGGTGCGAGCACATGGCTTGGAAAAGGGAGCATTGgaaccttgacctggatagcccaggtgtgaccgtaatgaacgggttaacaagaaaactaaggacgcatagagcctgcatcaggtgacctgagggtgggggctagagtgcttggaactctcagaggtgattgacagctaacggttgagggcagttagtgtctgacggagtctgagggagactgctgaagagagcagttggtctgagaaggagctgagacaggagctgaggagagtctttgagagaagcaaagctcactgttcactctatttagacagccacggggctgtgtgtgactagaggagagtcacagtaaaagacctgagaggtcacagacacagagacacttctcttaagagctaaagaggtggttgagggaaagatgtgggtctagaagtctgaagggctgggagaagagacaccagtcgacttaagggacttggcacattatacccaagaggccaacccagaatagtgttggagagtgaaagctgtatgatctgtgaaacctgggagacctaagtgaactagatattataaagcctgaactacgaagaaactgttaactgcttgagatacaatatagcccatgtatatatttcccattccccagctgaagacggtgtgtgtacgttaataaatttctgtggtttaaagttctctggtgccaatatattgggaaagctatcaaagctgctgtggtcccctacctacaaactgagtttatatccatctgaaagcaaaacaaaaaccccgaagagactagtagtgagaaatccatattacacccaccccttgagttc includes these proteins:
- the LOC132571828 gene encoding zinc finger protein 154-like, yielding MAEMDDLSQLLAGNSKEEARKYWEKPYMCKFSKNFSRSIRQSLLHTHLKKLQADAAATLASFRPAGKDIDRKSRGDPLLLFLLQGTKMQRSNEDNSGEGTKDERFRETEALLREIENERKIILRDWQELRKFIEEQEGSALRRLEELEREIVVRRDESVLKNSVFCKPEMDLMELEQRMKHFSQKRIAVQEVLLTFKGILHSELGNALTLPFSSVCLGKSSFCLRFLCCCRRCGREAAALELDQEPVTFEEVAVRFTKEEWAHLDPHQKALYMDVMQENYENVTSVVLSLTKSVGTPWAEEGEGACFLIPNSQGPDKRNHCEVISTAHVVENRVENNVLPDNSEQNVPHDASFRSANNGPLLSHEGGESSGHRRRSTRLQKTKTGAEEESPIPPQDVKKIAVQKRIGKDGRQKACNKCGKLFTQSVLLLKHKRTHMGMKPIKCSDCGKIFSRHSFLHKHKRTHRAEKLFRCSDCGKSFHQRSHLASHKGIHTGAKPYKCSECGKSFRRGPDRNRHQKIHTGEKMHKCLDCGKSFLLSSSLMKHERTHTGEKPYKCSDCKKSFSQRSHLIVHRRTHTREKPFKCSFCGSGFSQKAHLTAHERTHTGEKPYKCSECGKNFKLNATCRKHKKTYHFDFKSNTRCLKKPKKGSDKIFNMRSGRVQKFEDNVIIEIHHRTNV